In a genomic window of Lycium ferocissimum isolate CSIRO_LF1 chromosome 9, AGI_CSIRO_Lferr_CH_V1, whole genome shotgun sequence:
- the LOC132032188 gene encoding sister chromatid cohesion protein PDS5 homolog C-like, whose amino-acid sequence MAALAGAPLNEWEELNQRLVEAGNELLQHPPSSKEELLEKLDNLEHLLLKVAQVAAASALHAIRPAMEALVADVLLQHPDIDVKVSVASCISEIMRITAPEQPYDDSRIKDFFELAVLAFGKLSCLDGRSYSKAVSIIGGLANYRTCVLMWDLELDALVVQMFQHFLNSIRPDHPDLFFMKIEGKK is encoded by the exons ATGGCTGCCCTGGCTGGTGCTCCTCTAAATGAGTGGGAGGAACTCAACCAAAGACTTGTTGAAGCTGGGAATGAGCTGCTTCAGCATCCCCCATCTTCTAAAGAGGAGCTTCTGGAGAAACTTGAT AATTTAGAACATCTTCTGTTAAAGGTGGCACAAGTGGCCGCTGCATCGGCTCTACATGCTATTCGACCTGCAATGGAAGCACTAGTTGCAGATGTCCTTCTACAGCATCCTGACATAGATGTGAAGGTGTCAGTTGCATCTTGCATCAGTGAGATCATGAGAATTACAGCTCCAGAGCAACCATATGATGATAGCAGAATTAAG GACTTTTTTGAGCTTGCAGTGTTGGCGTTTGGGAAATTGTCTTGCTTGGATGGTCGCTCTTATTCAAAGGCTGTTTCAATTATTGGAGGTCTTGCGAATTACCGAACGTGCGTGCTAATGTGGGATCTCGAGTTAGATGCATTGGTTGTCCAGATGTTTCAACATTTTCTGAATAGTATAAG GCCGGACCACCCCGatctttttttcatgaaaattgaggggaaaaaatga